A stretch of Kyrpidia spormannii DNA encodes these proteins:
- a CDS encoding SCP2 sterol-binding domain-containing protein encodes MGLEAFGPEWAKAWGEKINASAAYRQAAGTWEWPLVLTMERDPSAGVSEDRSVYLDLWHGECREARAATPEDVESVPYVISADPYSWKQIFDREVEPLTAMMRGRLRLVKGNLSTLSAYVMAAKYLVESSLEVETDFPEGLQ; translated from the coding sequence GTGGGGCTTGAAGCCTTTGGGCCCGAATGGGCGAAAGCGTGGGGGGAAAAGATCAATGCCAGTGCGGCATACCGCCAGGCGGCGGGAACCTGGGAGTGGCCGCTCGTCTTAACGATGGAACGGGATCCGTCAGCGGGGGTTTCGGAAGACCGGTCGGTTTACCTGGACCTTTGGCACGGAGAATGTCGGGAGGCCCGGGCTGCGACGCCGGAGGATGTCGAATCGGTTCCTTATGTCATCAGCGCTGACCCGTATTCCTGGAAGCAGATTTTTGATCGAGAAGTCGAGCCGCTTACTGCCATGATGCGGGGCCGTCTCAGGTTGGTGAAGGGGAATTTGTCCACTTTGTCAGCTTACGTGATGGCGGCCAAATATCTGGTGGAATCATCGTTGGAAGTGGAGACCGACTTTCCGGAGGGACTGCAATGA
- a CDS encoding LuxR C-terminal-related transcriptional regulator has protein sequence MIIRNLLFPLPLLSSRCLEQVFEIIDQGSTQSLASWMVMLNTMNLRKAEKKILEELFSSFHRRFCAEGGDPIAFLSGFYSDLISNGSAVSPTAVVAMLAHWEDTVCRTLRHALGPGNAEQGCAWIRSLILNVHALVLQMPLWPCKEEKTETEWKPPLTRLLNRVARGEAWQWAALVDRSASCRLLDAAMATPEGGWQEADMASGQAMDLEERVRTVDRHTLCRSVAPGVDLVVKTAGLPGEETRFRVNQVAQWLSLCFDLSARITGPSGKAGDLFHLYDAVLNFDEALLQSRDLEEILSSTVDQVCRIGRFRRGALFWYTPLTRTVVGAHAFNLQREDILRIREYEENLSGIQEVMRSTTPVFYENVARRLPDHYVQTFHLTSLLFCPMVFEPRRPGAVLLLDQGGTPFQPEDRTVRLVHTLLCRASKPIATHLSGSPRPTSRQTPSVLTRREHQILQLIADGLDTRDISARLHLSEYTVSEYVGTILRKLGASNRAQAVAVALRRHLIQ, from the coding sequence GTGATCATTCGGAATCTTTTATTCCCCCTGCCCCTTCTATCTTCTCGTTGCCTGGAGCAGGTGTTTGAGATCATCGATCAAGGGTCCACTCAATCCCTGGCGTCATGGATGGTGATGCTCAACACCATGAACCTCAGGAAGGCGGAAAAGAAGATTCTAGAGGAATTATTTTCCTCCTTCCATCGGCGTTTCTGCGCGGAAGGAGGCGACCCAATCGCATTTTTAAGCGGGTTCTATTCTGATCTGATCAGCAACGGGAGCGCCGTTTCCCCGACGGCGGTGGTGGCCATGCTAGCCCACTGGGAAGACACCGTCTGCCGGACACTCCGGCATGCCCTGGGACCTGGCAATGCCGAGCAAGGCTGCGCTTGGATCCGCTCCTTGATCCTTAACGTCCACGCCCTGGTCCTTCAGATGCCGTTGTGGCCTTGCAAAGAGGAAAAAACGGAGACGGAGTGGAAACCACCCCTCACCCGACTGCTCAACCGCGTGGCCCGGGGGGAAGCGTGGCAGTGGGCGGCGCTCGTGGATCGATCGGCGTCGTGCAGACTTTTGGACGCCGCCATGGCCACACCGGAGGGAGGATGGCAGGAAGCCGATATGGCGTCCGGCCAAGCCATGGACCTCGAGGAACGGGTCCGTACCGTCGACCGGCACACCCTTTGTCGTTCCGTGGCCCCGGGGGTGGACCTTGTGGTCAAGACGGCGGGCTTACCGGGCGAAGAAACCCGGTTTCGGGTCAATCAAGTGGCCCAGTGGCTCAGTTTATGCTTCGATCTCTCGGCCCGGATCACCGGACCGAGTGGCAAAGCGGGTGATCTTTTTCATCTGTACGATGCCGTCCTGAATTTTGACGAAGCGCTACTCCAATCTAGAGATTTAGAAGAAATTCTGTCGAGCACCGTGGATCAAGTGTGCCGCATCGGTCGATTTCGCCGGGGAGCCCTTTTTTGGTATACGCCTCTCACCCGGACGGTGGTGGGGGCTCACGCCTTCAACCTGCAACGCGAGGATATCCTCCGCATCCGGGAATATGAGGAAAACCTTTCCGGCATCCAGGAAGTCATGCGGTCCACCACCCCTGTTTTTTATGAAAATGTCGCCCGTCGCCTGCCCGATCATTATGTGCAGACTTTTCACTTGACCTCCCTTCTGTTCTGCCCGATGGTCTTCGAACCCCGCCGACCCGGGGCCGTTTTGCTGCTCGACCAGGGGGGCACACCCTTTCAGCCGGAAGATCGCACAGTCCGCTTGGTGCATACTTTGCTCTGCCGGGCGTCCAAACCTATCGCCACCCACTTGTCGGGTTCACCCCGGCCCACATCCCGACAGACCCCCTCTGTGCTGACCCGGCGGGAACACCAGATTTTACAACTCATTGCAGATGGATTGGATACCCGGGATATCTCCGCGAGACTTCACCTCAGCGAGTACACCGTTTCCGAATATGTAGGAACAATCCTGAGAAAACTGGGCGCTTCCAACCGAGCCCAGGCGGTGGCCGTGGCGCTGCGCCGCCACCTGATCCAATAA
- the asd gene encoding archaetidylserine decarboxylase (Phosphatidylserine decarboxylase is synthesized as a single chain precursor. Generation of the pyruvoyl active site from a Ser is coupled to cleavage of a Gly-Ser bond between the larger (beta) and smaller (alpha chains). It is an integral membrane protein.), giving the protein MESRFSLIGALLALLPKRSLTRAAGRLLEHEVSRLLIPWYIRRYSLDLTDAILPPGEYRSLFELFTRRLRPGARPVDPGGKTVVSPVDGVVGGMGVIHDGTFIQAKGHAYPVADLLGGHFPDELEEGTWITLYLSPADYHRIHLPLRGKPLQAAHIPGTFFPVNRLGTRGVRRLFARNERWVTTFSTAAGTMYLVEIGSFIVGSVRLTYLPEEIQQISDRKILQKWEVSHIPTIGKGEEIGYFSFGSTVVLLFERGRVEWKSHLKTGDPVRMGQSLGLIRELRYEGARV; this is encoded by the coding sequence TTGGAAAGTCGATTTTCCCTGATCGGGGCGCTCCTGGCCCTGTTACCCAAACGAAGTTTAACCCGGGCGGCGGGGCGGCTGCTTGAACACGAGGTGAGCCGGCTGCTCATCCCTTGGTATATTCGCAGGTATTCTCTAGACCTGACCGATGCGATCCTTCCCCCGGGGGAATATCGATCCCTGTTCGAACTCTTTACCCGGCGTCTGCGGCCCGGCGCGCGTCCCGTCGACCCGGGTGGCAAAACGGTCGTTTCACCCGTGGACGGCGTGGTGGGAGGGATGGGGGTCATCCACGACGGGACGTTCATCCAGGCAAAAGGTCACGCCTATCCAGTGGCCGACTTGCTCGGCGGCCATTTTCCGGATGAACTGGAGGAAGGGACTTGGATCACGCTGTATCTCAGTCCCGCCGATTACCACCGCATTCACCTCCCGCTGAGAGGGAAGCCGCTTCAGGCCGCTCACATACCCGGAACCTTTTTCCCGGTCAATCGCCTCGGCACCCGGGGGGTGCGCCGGCTGTTCGCCCGAAATGAACGCTGGGTAACGACCTTCTCCACGGCGGCTGGCACCATGTATCTGGTGGAAATTGGATCTTTCATCGTCGGAAGTGTGCGATTAACGTATCTGCCAGAGGAGATCCAGCAGATATCCGATCGCAAAATCCTGCAAAAGTGGGAGGTCTCCCACATTCCCACGATCGGTAAAGGAGAGGAGATCGGATATTTTTCCTTTGGGTCGACGGTGGTTTTGCTGTTTGAACGGGGACGAGTCGAATGGAAATCCCATCTGAAAACCGGGGATCCCGTACGTATGGGCCAAAGTTTGGGGTTGATTCGGGAACTCCGATACGAGGGGGCAAGGGTTTGA
- a CDS encoding uracil-DNA glycosylase encodes MAWWQNLNLLESAFKSCRRCGLRGGCSQVVVSRGTPGPVVLVGEAPGADEDAQGFPFVGRAGQLLDRMLKEAGFDPARLYITNAVKCRPPGNRKPAPEEMVACRPYLMAQFAVLQPKIVVTMGATAIQAVLGRPIPVGRASTRFYHARHRGREFLVAPCYHPSAILRDPRKYPQAVARWVDIRKRVEAAGLIL; translated from the coding sequence ATGGCGTGGTGGCAAAATCTCAATCTGTTGGAAAGCGCCTTCAAGTCCTGCCGTCGCTGCGGATTGCGGGGCGGGTGCAGCCAAGTCGTGGTCTCCCGGGGCACCCCAGGCCCCGTGGTCCTTGTGGGTGAAGCGCCCGGGGCGGACGAAGACGCGCAAGGATTTCCTTTTGTGGGACGAGCAGGGCAGTTGCTGGACAGAATGCTGAAGGAAGCCGGTTTCGATCCGGCCCGTCTCTATATCACGAATGCTGTGAAGTGCCGGCCGCCGGGGAATCGAAAACCTGCACCTGAGGAAATGGTGGCGTGCCGCCCGTATCTGATGGCGCAGTTCGCAGTTTTGCAGCCTAAAATCGTGGTGACGATGGGGGCGACGGCCATCCAGGCAGTGTTGGGCCGTCCGATTCCCGTGGGGCGGGCCTCCACCCGCTTTTATCATGCCCGGCACCGGGGCCGGGAGTTTCTGGTCGCCCCTTGCTATCACCCTTCCGCCATCCTGCGGGATCCGCGAAAATACCCCCAGGCGGTGGCCAGGTGGGTGGATATCCGAAAGCGGGTGGAGGCGGCAGGTCTCATCCTCTGA
- a CDS encoding acyl-CoA thioesterase: MAVISTVRVRYCETDAMGHVNNVSYLIYLEQGRTDFMREIRKDLGREVGIVLASIRCDFRAPCYFDDELQVRTEIQRVGKTSITMSQAILKGDQLVAEGESVIVHVDPVVQRPVPIPDDLRQVLMGQMAGEVNCS, translated from the coding sequence ATGGCGGTGATCTCGACGGTTCGGGTGCGCTATTGTGAAACTGACGCCATGGGTCATGTCAACAATGTCAGTTACTTGATTTACTTGGAGCAGGGCAGAACGGACTTTATGAGGGAGATTCGCAAAGACCTGGGCCGGGAGGTAGGAATCGTCCTTGCGTCCATCCGTTGCGATTTTCGAGCCCCGTGTTATTTTGACGACGAGCTGCAGGTCCGGACCGAAATCCAGCGGGTGGGCAAAACCAGCATCACCATGTCCCAGGCGATTCTGAAAGGGGATCAGTTGGTCGCCGAAGGGGAGAGCGTGATTGTACACGTGGATCCTGTCGTCCAGCGTCCGGTCCCCATCCCGGACGATCTTCGCCAAGTGTTGATGGGACAGATGGCCGGGGAGGTCAACTGTTCATAG
- a CDS encoding ABC-ATPase domain-containing protein, whose translation MATQTQSAKENLRRTLERIDGRGYPAYRDLEGTYRFEAFQLVIEHVQSDPFAPPSRFRVEMGLDTTGIPEELYADPVRRTAMEDFILRTAHQRLKGWRQRRGSGKSGLIEITEPSQVVIPRSAVEIGHSRLTVRFVVGLPARGRTVLGRQAQEMILEDIPAWVEESFLWKSMDQNNARDHVALAVDQAALRRWMAEEKVIAFVADGAILPRESGQSDKPMGRGAVPFRSPESLRREVRLPSGRSVAGMAILQGITLICGGGYHGKSTLLRALEQGVYNHIAGDGREWVLTDPTAVKIRAEDGRWVRGVDISPFINDLPYGKSTDQFTTESASGATSQAANIMEAVEIGATTLLIDEDTSATNFMIRDARMQALVAKEHEPITPFIDRVRQLFDEWGVSTVLVVGGAGDYLDVADAVIAMESYIPKDVTEEARRVVERFPSGRRAEAVGPLPAKPVRKVRELGRRPKPGDKWKVEAKDEHLILYGRERVLLQAVEQLVEIGQTRAIAACLRILTERADGRTSLDELVRQLLAEMDQKGFAALAGPRGCPGNLAMPRPHEVAAAVNRLEGLKIV comes from the coding sequence GTGGCAACTCAAACCCAGAGCGCAAAAGAGAATCTGCGCCGCACCTTAGAGCGTATCGATGGTCGGGGGTATCCGGCTTATCGAGATCTGGAGGGTACATACAGGTTTGAAGCTTTTCAGTTGGTGATCGAACACGTCCAGTCGGACCCTTTTGCTCCTCCGTCCCGCTTCCGGGTGGAGATGGGGTTGGATACAACCGGGATTCCAGAAGAGCTGTATGCCGATCCGGTGAGGCGAACGGCCATGGAGGATTTTATTCTGAGGACGGCCCATCAGCGGTTGAAAGGGTGGCGACAGCGGCGGGGTAGTGGCAAGAGTGGGCTCATTGAAATTACGGAGCCAAGCCAAGTCGTGATCCCGCGAAGTGCCGTGGAGATTGGGCACAGCCGGTTGACCGTGCGTTTTGTGGTTGGACTCCCGGCCCGGGGACGGACTGTGCTCGGCCGACAGGCTCAAGAAATGATTCTCGAAGACATCCCCGCATGGGTCGAGGAAAGTTTTCTCTGGAAATCGATGGATCAAAACAATGCCCGGGACCACGTCGCTTTGGCGGTGGATCAAGCGGCGCTCAGGAGATGGATGGCGGAGGAAAAGGTGATTGCCTTTGTTGCAGATGGGGCGATCCTCCCCCGGGAAAGCGGCCAAAGTGACAAACCGATGGGCCGGGGTGCGGTTCCCTTTCGGTCGCCGGAATCGCTGCGCCGGGAGGTTCGACTGCCGAGTGGCCGTTCGGTCGCGGGGATGGCCATTCTCCAGGGGATCACGCTGATTTGCGGGGGCGGGTATCACGGCAAAAGCACCCTGCTCCGGGCGCTGGAACAAGGGGTGTACAATCATATTGCCGGCGACGGACGGGAATGGGTGTTGACAGACCCTACCGCCGTGAAGATTCGGGCTGAAGACGGCCGGTGGGTCCGAGGGGTCGATATCAGTCCCTTTATCAACGACCTTCCCTATGGAAAGTCCACAGATCAGTTTACGACCGAGTCGGCCAGCGGGGCTACGTCCCAGGCCGCCAACATCATGGAGGCCGTGGAGATCGGCGCCACCACTCTCTTGATCGATGAAGACACCAGTGCGACGAACTTCATGATTCGAGATGCACGGATGCAGGCGCTGGTAGCGAAAGAGCATGAACCGATCACCCCGTTTATCGACCGGGTGCGGCAGTTGTTCGATGAGTGGGGGGTCTCCACGGTGTTGGTGGTGGGCGGGGCCGGGGATTACCTGGATGTTGCGGACGCGGTGATCGCCATGGAGAGCTATATCCCAAAGGACGTCACCGAAGAAGCCCGGCGGGTGGTGGAACGGTTTCCTTCGGGGCGGAGGGCGGAAGCGGTGGGCCCACTTCCCGCAAAACCTGTGCGAAAGGTGCGGGAGTTGGGCAGGCGGCCGAAACCCGGAGATAAGTGGAAAGTCGAAGCGAAAGACGAGCACTTGATTCTTTATGGCCGGGAGCGGGTGCTTCTACAGGCGGTGGAACAATTGGTGGAAATCGGGCAGACCCGGGCCATTGCCGCCTGCTTGCGAATCCTCACCGAACGCGCGGACGGGCGCACCTCCCTGGACGAATTGGTGCGACAACTTTTGGCCGAAATGGACCAGAAAGGGTTCGCGGCACTGGCTGGGCCTCGGGGCTGTCCGGGCAATCTCGCCATGCCGCGACCGCACGAGGTGGCGGCGGCGGTGAATCGCTTAGAAGGGTTGAAAATTGTCTAA
- a CDS encoding 3D domain-containing protein, whose amino-acid sequence MTRYRAPAGVFLLMALTQASHAGAFWIDNPFAAFDSTRNLAPWTASAEDGAGGALASRGGDGMTNQTHHQYLVKPGETIYRIAKRYGISPQALQAANGIVDPRLLQSGQTLVIPDGAAPTAAAPTSSEPATTQEGKPAAPLAVFYCTLTAYTSGPESTGKSPGDPGYGVTASGRPATPGRTVAVDPNVIPIGTKLYIEGIGYRVAEDTGGAIRGRRIDIYMTDVNKALQFGVKRDVPVYIVQYPSKSL is encoded by the coding sequence ATGACTCGCTATCGGGCGCCGGCCGGGGTGTTCTTGCTGATGGCCTTAACCCAGGCCTCCCATGCCGGAGCCTTCTGGATCGACAACCCCTTCGCCGCCTTCGATTCCACCCGGAATCTGGCCCCTTGGACGGCCTCGGCGGAAGACGGTGCGGGGGGTGCCCTGGCGTCCCGGGGCGGCGACGGGATGACGAACCAAACCCACCACCAGTATCTCGTAAAACCGGGCGAAACAATCTATCGCATCGCAAAACGCTACGGCATCTCGCCGCAGGCCCTGCAAGCGGCGAATGGCATCGTCGACCCGAGATTGTTGCAAAGTGGGCAAACGTTAGTGATCCCGGACGGGGCTGCTCCGACAGCGGCCGCGCCCACCTCTTCGGAGCCGGCGACTACCCAGGAAGGTAAGCCGGCCGCACCGCTGGCCGTGTTCTATTGTACCTTAACCGCCTACACTTCGGGGCCGGAATCCACGGGGAAGTCCCCCGGTGATCCGGGCTACGGCGTCACGGCCAGTGGGCGTCCAGCCACCCCCGGAAGGACGGTGGCTGTTGACCCGAATGTGATTCCTATCGGTACAAAACTGTATATCGAAGGAATCGGCTATCGAGTCGCCGAGGATACGGGCGGTGCCATACGGGGGCGAAGAATCGACATATACATGACCGATGTCAACAAAGCCCTCCAGTTCGGGGTCAAGCGCGATGTGCCCGTCTACATCGTGCAATACCCGTCCAAGTCTTTGTAG
- a CDS encoding sigma-70 family RNA polymerase sigma factor produces MDELTALACRAKSEADAFSELVQRLNPLLGGLAQRYWIPYETDDEVAQVLRIELWNAVRSFRSGHVPFLPFAKMFVENRMKTMMKRRVYGAKYLFMNQMKRVDEQGPANDRGEPLPGTTPAVEEDVVHELVLKAARERLYELLEQLLTDLERECFVRRYIYEQSYREISEQLELVSVKAVDNAIARVKKKMMNHPAVVELWNSVAG; encoded by the coding sequence ATGGATGAACTAACGGCTCTCGCGTGTCGGGCCAAGTCCGAAGCGGACGCGTTTTCGGAATTGGTTCAGCGTCTCAATCCGCTTTTGGGAGGCTTGGCTCAAAGATATTGGATCCCGTATGAAACCGACGACGAAGTGGCTCAGGTGTTGCGGATCGAGTTGTGGAATGCCGTTCGCTCCTTCCGCAGCGGCCATGTTCCGTTTTTGCCTTTTGCCAAGATGTTTGTGGAAAACCGCATGAAGACGATGATGAAGCGAAGGGTTTACGGGGCCAAGTACTTGTTTATGAATCAGATGAAGCGGGTGGACGAGCAAGGACCTGCGAACGATCGGGGAGAACCTCTACCCGGGACCACGCCGGCGGTGGAAGAGGACGTTGTGCACGAGCTCGTACTAAAAGCGGCCCGGGAACGTCTGTATGAGTTGCTGGAGCAATTGCTGACAGATCTGGAACGGGAGTGTTTCGTCCGGCGGTACATTTACGAGCAGTCTTACCGGGAGATCTCCGAACAGCTGGAACTCGTCAGTGTGAAAGCGGTGGACAACGCCATCGCCCGGGTGAAGAAAAAGATGATGAACCACCCGGCGGTGGTGGAACTGTGGAACAGTGTAGCCGGTTGA
- a CDS encoding YtrH family sporulation protein, translated as MDRFTSTVVLDFFVAFGIVLGGSLIGGMAAVLVHLPPGSTMMRLADHLKIWGLVSALGGTMDTLRVIETGVLGGHLSPVAKQFTYLMAAFLGSQAAYLVLRAATGIKP; from the coding sequence ATGGACCGTTTTACGAGCACAGTGGTACTCGACTTTTTCGTCGCCTTTGGGATCGTGCTGGGCGGTTCGCTCATTGGGGGCATGGCCGCCGTCTTGGTGCACCTGCCACCCGGGAGCACCATGATGCGGCTGGCGGATCATCTTAAGATTTGGGGCCTCGTCAGTGCCCTGGGCGGGACCATGGATACGCTCCGAGTCATCGAGACCGGGGTGCTCGGTGGTCATTTGTCCCCGGTCGCCAAACAATTCACTTACCTCATGGCTGCTTTCCTCGGCAGCCAGGCCGCCTACCTCGTGCTCCGGGCGGCAACCGGAATCAAACCGTGA
- the ilvD gene encoding dihydroxy-acid dehydratase, producing the protein MRSDMIKRGVDKAPHRSLLKATGVRDEDFGKPFIGICNSFVEIIPGHVHLQEFGRLIKEAVREAGGVPFEFNTIGVDDGIAMGHIGMRFSLPSRELIADAVETMAMAHWFDGLICIPNCDKITPGMLMAAMRVNIPTIFISGGPMAAGRTPSGKIVDLISVFEGVGAYQSGQISMDELKELEDYGCPSCGSCSGMFTANSMNCLSEALGMALPGNGSILANTPEREELARRAAAQILDLVRRDIKPRDIVTIDSLDNAFALDMAMGGSTNTVLHTLAIAKEAGVEYPLSRIDEISRRTPHLCKVSPASHWHMEDVHRAGGISAILKELSRIDGLLHLDAMTVTGRTLGENIANAEIRDAEVIRPIENAYSETGGLAILYGNLAPDGAVIKAGAVDESVKRFEGPAVIFESQDEAFEGIMSGKIHEGDVVVIRYEGPKGGPGMPEMLAPTSALAGMGLGAKVALITDGRFSGGSRGISVGHISPEAAEGGPIALLQDGDVVVIDIPGRKLEVKLSDAELAERRAKWRAPDPKVRTGYLARYAKLVTSANTGAVLKID; encoded by the coding sequence GTGCGAAGCGATATGATTAAACGCGGTGTGGACAAGGCGCCGCATCGCAGCCTCTTGAAGGCCACGGGGGTACGGGATGAAGATTTCGGAAAGCCTTTTATCGGCATTTGTAATTCCTTTGTCGAGATTATTCCCGGCCACGTGCACTTGCAGGAGTTTGGCCGGTTGATTAAGGAAGCGGTCCGGGAAGCGGGCGGGGTGCCCTTTGAATTCAACACCATCGGCGTGGACGACGGCATTGCCATGGGTCACATCGGGATGCGCTTTTCCTTGCCCAGCCGGGAGCTGATTGCTGACGCGGTGGAAACGATGGCCATGGCCCATTGGTTCGACGGCCTGATCTGTATCCCGAATTGCGATAAGATTACGCCGGGTATGTTAATGGCGGCAATGCGGGTGAATATCCCGACGATTTTTATCAGCGGCGGACCCATGGCGGCCGGGCGCACACCATCGGGCAAGATCGTGGATCTCATCTCCGTGTTTGAAGGGGTGGGGGCGTACCAATCGGGCCAGATCTCGATGGACGAACTCAAGGAGCTAGAAGATTATGGATGTCCCAGTTGTGGGTCTTGTTCAGGGATGTTTACGGCGAATTCTATGAACTGTTTGTCCGAGGCCCTGGGCATGGCGCTGCCCGGGAACGGATCGATTCTGGCGAACACCCCGGAGCGGGAAGAATTGGCGCGAAGGGCCGCAGCACAGATTTTGGACCTTGTGCGCCGGGATATCAAACCCCGGGATATCGTCACGATCGATTCCCTCGACAACGCCTTTGCGCTGGATATGGCGATGGGCGGCTCCACCAATACGGTTCTTCACACCTTGGCGATTGCAAAAGAGGCGGGGGTAGAGTACCCCCTTTCTCGAATCGATGAGATTTCCCGACGGACCCCCCATCTATGCAAAGTCAGCCCCGCTTCCCATTGGCACATGGAAGATGTCCATCGGGCCGGGGGTATTTCCGCGATTCTGAAAGAGTTGAGCCGGATCGATGGGTTGCTGCACCTGGATGCCATGACGGTGACCGGTCGTACCCTGGGTGAGAACATCGCCAATGCGGAGATCCGGGATGCCGAAGTGATCCGGCCCATTGAGAACGCATACAGCGAGACGGGCGGCTTGGCCATTCTTTACGGGAACCTGGCTCCGGACGGAGCGGTGATCAAGGCCGGTGCCGTGGATGAGTCGGTGAAACGGTTCGAGGGTCCGGCGGTGATTTTCGAGTCCCAGGATGAAGCTTTCGAAGGGATCATGTCCGGCAAGATCCACGAAGGGGACGTGGTCGTCATCCGGTACGAAGGTCCAAAAGGGGGACCGGGTATGCCGGAGATGTTGGCGCCGACGTCGGCCCTGGCCGGGATGGGGCTTGGAGCCAAAGTTGCACTCATTACCGATGGGAGATTTTCCGGGGGCTCGCGGGGAATCAGTGTGGGGCACATTTCCCCGGAAGCTGCGGAAGGCGGACCGATCGCCTTACTCCAAGACGGGGATGTGGTCGTGATTGACATTCCCGGACGCAAGCTCGAGGTGAAGTTGAGCGACGCGGAATTGGCAGAGCGTCGGGCAAAGTGGCGAGCTCCGGATCCTAAGGTCCGCACGGGGTATCTGGCCCGTTACGCAAAGCTCGTCACCTCGGCCAACACCGGGGCAGTATTGAAAATCGACTGA
- a CDS encoding helix-turn-helix domain-containing protein yields the protein MSGNRTGGRPQPDRTRTENPTGSLGWKIREARRARGLTQQSLAEGIVTVSMVSQIESDKAMPSYRVLRALAERLALPLEHFLSDVAQQTRQNALYKLAKGKMEAGMAQEAAPILQDLLQQEPLYVPAWKLQVDLAECYVRTEQWEQAEELLEKLVEGLDGEADPQVMVQCLDRLARARLQLRRVSLAIYHWEKACERMGEEADLYGTLFSEVYYHLGMAYARVGRLEDAGRVLAKAFVSIQKDPAKVGKVALQLAEVLHAMGEDKKACQYAERAMRLFEDARQRKLYLDIKARYARYYGYLGKVADSMFMLRECAEEYRNAGHRDEWVETLEQIALLSLQSGRPEEAKTICRQALESAEPDSGQEARIRYLLSRILREVGDLEGTVVELEKAVAIWQTLGDEERLSEAYPDLVELYRKRGDYVRAEAALRHGLTTIRHYRQLFLEMG from the coding sequence GTGAGCGGGAACCGGACAGGAGGCCGGCCACAGCCGGACCGAACACGAACAGAGAATCCCACTGGTTCCTTAGGGTGGAAGATCCGCGAAGCGAGGCGGGCCCGGGGGCTGACCCAACAATCGTTGGCGGAAGGCATCGTGACAGTGAGCATGGTCAGTCAGATTGAATCGGACAAAGCCATGCCTTCGTATCGGGTGTTAAGGGCATTGGCCGAACGTCTGGCGTTGCCCCTGGAACATTTTCTTTCTGACGTCGCCCAGCAGACGCGGCAGAACGCGTTGTACAAGTTGGCCAAAGGGAAGATGGAAGCTGGGATGGCCCAAGAGGCGGCGCCGATCCTTCAAGACCTTTTGCAACAAGAACCGCTATATGTTCCCGCGTGGAAACTGCAGGTAGATTTAGCAGAATGTTATGTACGGACAGAACAATGGGAACAAGCGGAAGAACTCTTGGAAAAACTGGTCGAGGGGCTTGACGGAGAGGCGGACCCGCAAGTGATGGTGCAATGTTTAGATCGCCTGGCCCGGGCCCGGCTTCAGCTGCGCCGGGTCTCCCTGGCGATTTACCATTGGGAAAAGGCGTGTGAACGGATGGGGGAGGAGGCCGATCTGTACGGCACCCTCTTCTCGGAGGTCTATTATCACTTGGGGATGGCCTATGCCCGGGTGGGGCGGCTCGAAGATGCCGGCCGAGTGTTGGCCAAGGCTTTCGTTTCGATCCAGAAGGACCCGGCAAAAGTCGGAAAAGTGGCGCTTCAACTGGCCGAGGTTTTACATGCCATGGGGGAGGACAAGAAAGCGTGCCAGTACGCGGAACGGGCGATGAGGTTGTTTGAAGACGCCCGGCAGCGAAAGTTGTATCTGGACATCAAAGCACGTTATGCCCGGTATTATGGTTACCTGGGGAAGGTCGCGGACTCGATGTTTATGTTGCGGGAGTGTGCAGAGGAGTACCGCAACGCCGGACATCGGGACGAATGGGTGGAGACCCTGGAGCAGATCGCGCTGTTGTCGCTTCAGAGCGGCCGGCCGGAGGAAGCAAAGACCATATGCCGGCAGGCTTTGGAGTCCGCAGAGCCCGACAGTGGGCAAGAGGCGCGGATTCGATATCTGTTGTCCCGGATTTTACGGGAGGTCGGGGATCTGGAGGGAACAGTGGTCGAGTTGGAAAAGGCTGTGGCGATTTGGCAAACTTTAGGTGACGAAGAGCGGCTGTCAGAAGCCTACCCGGACCTGGTGGAACTCTATCGCAAACGGGGGGATTATGTCCGGGCCGAGGCGGCGTTGCGGCACGGTTTGACCACGATCCGCCATTATCGCCAGTTATTCTTGGAAATGGGGTGA